The following are from one region of the Magallana gigas chromosome 6, xbMagGiga1.1, whole genome shotgun sequence genome:
- the LOC105347648 gene encoding uncharacterized protein, with protein sequence MNYLAVVFLSVCSVFSVYGARGSYGNRKNYMPMVKVELDVFSGNQNPWINMPMPFMMSMMQKFPPKPMNNGNNMRDLGYRGFIMSDGSQSMRIPRGSSMMLEGMMMNFFNVPMQVRQHCNRQIFGNQMNNAMYTEMTRSCQNPQSSFVYQPEMWNSNPAVQSNNNCYNYVNDIMTNTFAQPGRANGYTPPSTTGPNMQYGTELDGMVRIEPTSPNCLPIPNGGNLAALVIWPDTDYHFYRLDNDGTFSHKPGQTAARNVDNSGEMIRDPRIADRGPYSVFHCFLETNSNNVNIM encoded by the exons ATGAACTATCTCGCAGTAGTGTTCCTAAGTGTTTGCTCAGTTTTTTCCGTTTACGGAGCAAGGGGCAGCTATGGAAATCGAAAG AACTACATGCCAATGGTTAAAGTGGAGTTAGATGTTTTCTCGGGCAATCAAAATCCATGGATAAATATGCCAATGCCATTCATGATGAGCATGATGCAGAAATTTCCTCCCAAACCTATGAACAACGGCAACAATATGCGAG ATCTGGGATACCGTGGATTCATCATGAGTGACGGATCGCAGTCCATGCGAATCCCTAGAGGATCCAGCATGATGCTGGAGGGCATGATGATGAACTTTTTCAATGTCCCAATGCAAGTCCGGCAACACTGCAACAGACAG ATCTTTGGAAATCAAATGAACAATGCAATGTACACA GAAATGACAAGGTCATGCCAGAATCCCCAGTCATCTTTCGTGTACCAACCAGAGATGTGGAATTCTAACCCGGCTGTACAAagtaacaacaattgttacaactATGTCAACGACATCATGACAAATACCTTTGCACAACCAGGACGAGCAAATGGCTATACTCCCCCTAGTACTACTGGCCCCAATATGCAATATGGCACCGAGCTGGACGGTATGGTACGCATTGAACCCACTTCTCCAAATTGTTTACCGATTCCAAACGGAGGAAATTTGGCAGCTCTCGTTATCTGGCCCGATACTGATTACCATTTCTATCGTTTGGACAACGATGGCACTTTCTCTCACAAACCAGGTCAGACGGCTGCCCGGAATGTGGATAACTCCGGTGAAATGATCCGAGACCCAAGAATAGCTGACCGTGGACCTTATTCTGTATTCCACTGCTTTTTGGAGACCAATTCCAACAATGTCAATATTATGTAA